From a single Streptomyces misionensis genomic region:
- a CDS encoding tetratricopeptide repeat protein has protein sequence MSDSDGTVFIQNLSAHGGRINAVQGADQYNYIYRSTPPYRVEPYPLDAGTIPPGLRRVPSRLLTARHRLVPFAPRPELELLEAWRDDTAPGLTVRLLHGEGGQGKTRLAGEFAARSAEAGWTVAQARHRSEVASAGGGDETLTVRSPGLVIVVDYAERWPLPDLITLIRQHRAAARDRLRVLLLSRPAGDWWQDLAHQLSKLDILDADAVHLPGLPARPEARGTVYGSARDAFAAALGLADPTAVRVPTELGDPAFDLMLAVHMKALVDVDAAVRGVTPPSGRDLAALSTYLLDREHDHWRSGHDGGRGPVRTGPREMRRAVYVATLTPPLAADAAAAALTRTAAAEAADAEQVLRDHALCYPPQTARLLFESLSPDRLAEDFLALTLPGREDRYGYHATDEWAGAAPAMLLEHPEDGQPPPYARQVLTVLVETARRWPHVVDRHLIPMLLHRPALARAAGGATLSRLCDLDGLPDAVLEFVAPHLPKERHVDLDLGAAAVTRRIVRHRLGTGDLGPAEQAGLLSHLAWRYGNAGLLREAADAAREAVALGRRAAADDTTALPALADALNGLAAHLTTAGRYDEASEPLGEAADAYRALAAADRAEHSPGLAMALNNLGIHLLRTGRAAEAAGYAAEAVELLRPPADDDPGTHLPALATALTNLSNALARCGRLDEGVRAAQDALELHRRLAGADRMRYLPDLAMTLLDCGQWLMAADRPEQAHEVTEEAVRLYRELADANPAAHLPYLAMGWDNLGNALARLGRPEDALEATRKGLEIRERLTAADPERHRPDLARSLTNLSIRLSQLAEPHDGLAPAERAVGLWRPIAAANPAHLPDQATALHALDHWLTREGRHDEALDAAEEQLAVRRRSAEADASQVPVLATALHSVGARLAGAGRREQAMAHLAEAVDLRRDLARTGTAADASPLLDSVNLLGTLLVETGRAGEAVRLSAGALLALKEPASADQASYRPHLATAATLVGIRLSEAGQPEPAVQSLNFALSMLQELVASDTAYLPRLVNVLRILALVRVGAGLDLNPALQATTEAVRIARGISAYLPPESTLLTDALTAHSLVLEALGDDAPAEPSETEDT, from the coding sequence ATGAGCGACTCGGACGGCACGGTCTTCATCCAGAACCTCTCCGCGCACGGCGGCCGGATCAACGCCGTCCAGGGCGCGGACCAGTACAACTACATCTACCGCAGCACCCCGCCCTACCGGGTCGAGCCGTATCCGCTGGACGCCGGGACCATCCCGCCGGGCCTGCGGCGCGTGCCCAGCCGCCTGCTGACGGCACGGCACCGACTGGTCCCCTTCGCTCCGCGCCCGGAACTGGAACTGCTGGAGGCATGGCGGGACGACACCGCACCGGGACTCACGGTACGGCTGCTGCACGGCGAGGGCGGCCAGGGCAAGACCCGGCTCGCGGGCGAGTTCGCCGCGCGGTCGGCCGAAGCGGGCTGGACGGTGGCCCAGGCCCGGCACCGAAGCGAGGTCGCCTCCGCCGGCGGCGGCGACGAGACGCTGACGGTCCGCTCGCCCGGCCTGGTCATCGTCGTCGACTACGCCGAGCGCTGGCCGCTGCCCGACCTCATCACCCTGATCCGGCAGCACCGCGCCGCGGCACGCGACCGCCTGCGCGTCCTGCTCCTGTCCCGGCCCGCAGGGGACTGGTGGCAGGACCTGGCCCACCAGCTGTCCAAGCTCGACATCCTCGACGCCGACGCCGTCCACCTGCCCGGCCTGCCGGCGCGCCCCGAGGCGCGCGGCACGGTCTACGGCTCGGCCCGCGACGCGTTCGCCGCCGCCCTCGGCCTCGCCGACCCGACCGCCGTCCGGGTTCCCACCGAGCTGGGCGACCCCGCGTTCGACCTGATGCTCGCCGTCCACATGAAGGCACTGGTCGACGTGGACGCGGCGGTGCGCGGCGTCACCCCGCCGTCCGGCCGCGACCTGGCCGCCCTGTCCACGTACCTGCTGGACCGCGAGCACGACCACTGGCGGTCCGGCCACGACGGCGGCCGCGGACCGGTGCGCACCGGCCCGCGGGAGATGCGCCGCGCGGTGTACGTCGCCACGCTCACCCCGCCGCTTGCGGCCGACGCCGCCGCCGCGGCCCTGACCCGCACCGCCGCCGCCGAGGCGGCCGACGCTGAGCAGGTCCTGCGGGACCACGCGCTGTGCTACCCGCCGCAGACGGCCCGACTGCTCTTCGAAAGCCTCTCGCCCGACCGGCTCGCCGAGGACTTCCTCGCCCTCACCCTCCCCGGCCGGGAGGACCGGTACGGCTACCACGCCACGGACGAGTGGGCCGGGGCCGCCCCGGCGATGCTGTTGGAGCACCCGGAGGACGGGCAGCCGCCGCCGTACGCCCGCCAGGTGCTCACGGTCCTCGTCGAAACCGCCCGCCGCTGGCCGCACGTCGTCGACCGCCATCTGATCCCGATGCTGCTGCACCGGCCCGCCCTCGCCCGGGCCGCCGGCGGTGCCACCCTCAGCCGCCTGTGCGACCTGGACGGCCTGCCGGACGCCGTGCTGGAGTTCGTCGCACCGCACCTGCCGAAAGAGCGCCACGTCGACCTCGACCTCGGCGCGGCGGCCGTGACCCGGCGCATCGTCCGGCACCGGCTCGGCACCGGCGACCTCGGGCCGGCCGAGCAGGCCGGACTGCTCTCCCACCTCGCCTGGCGGTACGGCAACGCGGGGCTGCTCCGCGAGGCCGCCGACGCGGCGCGGGAAGCGGTGGCGCTCGGCCGCCGGGCCGCCGCCGACGACACCACCGCGCTGCCCGCCCTGGCGGACGCCCTCAACGGCCTCGCCGCGCACCTCACCACCGCCGGCCGGTACGACGAGGCGTCCGAGCCCCTTGGGGAAGCCGCCGACGCGTACCGGGCGCTGGCCGCCGCGGACCGCGCCGAGCACTCCCCGGGACTGGCGATGGCGCTGAACAACCTCGGTATCCACCTGCTGCGCACCGGCCGGGCCGCGGAAGCGGCCGGGTACGCCGCCGAGGCCGTCGAACTGCTCCGGCCACCGGCGGACGACGACCCCGGGACACATCTGCCCGCACTGGCGACCGCGCTGACCAACCTGAGCAACGCGCTGGCCCGCTGCGGACGCCTGGACGAAGGCGTACGCGCCGCGCAGGACGCGCTGGAACTCCACCGACGGCTGGCCGGCGCCGACCGGATGCGGTACCTGCCCGACCTCGCGATGACGCTGCTCGACTGCGGCCAGTGGCTGATGGCCGCCGACAGACCGGAGCAGGCTCACGAGGTCACCGAGGAGGCCGTGCGCCTGTACCGCGAACTCGCCGACGCCAACCCGGCGGCCCACCTCCCGTACCTGGCCATGGGCTGGGACAACCTCGGCAACGCCCTCGCCCGCCTGGGCCGGCCCGAGGACGCCCTGGAGGCCACGCGCAAGGGCCTGGAGATACGCGAACGACTCACGGCCGCAGACCCGGAGCGCCACCGGCCCGACCTGGCACGATCGCTGACCAACCTCAGCATCCGCCTCTCCCAGCTCGCGGAGCCGCACGACGGCCTCGCCCCCGCGGAGCGGGCGGTCGGGCTGTGGCGCCCGATCGCCGCCGCCAATCCGGCACATCTGCCCGACCAGGCGACCGCCCTCCACGCACTGGACCACTGGCTCACCCGGGAGGGACGCCACGACGAGGCCCTGGACGCCGCCGAGGAACAGCTCGCCGTGCGGCGCCGCTCGGCCGAAGCCGACGCCTCCCAGGTACCCGTGCTCGCCACCGCGCTGCACTCCGTGGGCGCACGGCTCGCCGGTGCGGGCCGCCGGGAGCAGGCCATGGCACACCTCGCCGAGGCGGTCGACCTGCGCCGCGATCTCGCGCGGACCGGGACGGCCGCCGACGCGTCCCCGCTGCTGGACTCCGTGAACCTGCTGGGCACCCTGCTGGTCGAGACGGGCCGGGCAGGGGAGGCCGTACGGCTGTCCGCCGGCGCCCTGCTCGCCCTCAAGGAGCCCGCGAGCGCCGACCAGGCTTCCTACCGCCCGCACCTGGCGACCGCGGCGACCCTCGTCGGCATCAGGCTCTCGGAGGCCGGTCAGCCCGAACCGGCCGTGCAGTCCTTGAACTTCGCGTTGTCGATGCTCCAGGAACTGGTCGCGTCGGACACGGCGTACCTCCCGCGGTTAGTCAACGTGCTGCGCATCCTCGCCCTGGTCCGGGTCGGCGCCGGCCTCGACCTGAACCCGGCCCTCCAGGCGACCACCGAGGCCGTGCGCATCGCCCGCGGGATCTCGGCGTACCTCCCTCCGGAATCCACCCTGCTCACCGACGCCTTGACCGCCCACTCCCTGGTGCTCGAAGCCCTCGGCGACGACGCCCCGGCGGAGCCCTCGGAGACGGAGGATACCTGA
- a CDS encoding SDR family NAD(P)-dependent oxidoreductase encodes MSFAPTDPPWNVARLPRADGSTFLVTGGNAGIGYFVAEQLSATGATVVLGSRNPAKAENAMASIRARVTGARVRAVRMDLADLSTLRTAAESLAVDRLDAVVLNAGVALDDPPRRETGEGHELMFGTNHLGHFALTRWLMPLLSAAPAARVVTMGSFAAKSERLDLDDLQSREDYRPKRAYGRSKLAQMYFSLELDRRLRAAGSTVAGVLAHPGGALDSLTPSRPPVHVRTAGARLGAAPAALLVQGKDAGAWPAVRAVLDPVVPEGRMWEPRVFGLRGEPRCAPVWHHLTDTLAATRLWHASCDLTGVDPGAVTG; translated from the coding sequence ATGTCGTTCGCACCCACAGATCCGCCCTGGAACGTCGCACGGCTGCCGCGTGCCGACGGCAGCACCTTCCTGGTCACCGGCGGCAACGCCGGCATCGGGTACTTCGTCGCGGAGCAGTTGTCGGCGACCGGCGCGACCGTCGTGCTCGGCAGCCGGAACCCGGCCAAGGCCGAAAACGCGATGGCCTCGATACGCGCACGGGTCACCGGTGCGCGGGTGCGCGCCGTACGGATGGACCTGGCCGACCTGTCGACGCTGCGCACAGCGGCGGAATCACTGGCGGTCGACCGCCTCGACGCGGTGGTCCTCAACGCCGGCGTCGCGCTCGACGACCCGCCGCGCAGGGAGACGGGGGAGGGCCATGAGCTGATGTTCGGCACGAACCACCTCGGGCACTTCGCGTTGACCCGGTGGCTGATGCCGCTGCTGTCGGCCGCACCGGCGGCCCGCGTCGTGACCATGGGCAGCTTCGCGGCGAAGTCGGAGCGGCTCGACCTGGACGACCTGCAGTCCCGCGAGGACTACCGGCCCAAACGCGCCTACGGACGGTCCAAGTTGGCGCAGATGTACTTCAGCCTCGAACTCGACCGCCGCCTGCGCGCCGCCGGCAGTACGGTGGCCGGCGTGCTGGCCCACCCCGGTGGCGCGCTGGACTCCCTCACCCCGTCCCGGCCGCCGGTCCACGTACGGACCGCCGGTGCACGGCTGGGCGCGGCACCCGCGGCCCTCCTCGTCCAGGGCAAGGACGCCGGCGCGTGGCCCGCGGTGCGGGCGGTGCTCGACCCGGTCGTGCCCGAGGGCCGGATGTGGGAGCCCCGCGTCTTCGGCCTGCGCGGCGAACCCCGGTGCGCACCGGTGTGGCACCACCTCACCGACACCCTGGCGGCGACGCGGTTGTGGCACGCGAGCTGCGACCTGACCGGCGTCGACCCGGGGGCGGTGACCGGATAG
- a CDS encoding TetR/AcrR family transcriptional regulator encodes MSNPDAGHPSSAATDSSRRTMVLDAALTTFARFGYRKTSMEAVARAARISRPGLYFLFSSKEALFRAAVTQALERDIAAVEQVLADTGRPLPERLLAAFDQWAGRYIGPLAREVTEVIEANPDLLGETAETAPRRFEELITDAIAAETGRAGALAVAQTMISASIGLKHQAPSREFYLERLKVAIDLLSR; translated from the coding sequence ATGAGCAACCCTGATGCCGGCCACCCGTCCTCGGCGGCCACCGACAGCAGTCGGCGGACCATGGTTCTGGACGCCGCCCTGACCACTTTCGCGCGCTTCGGTTACCGGAAGACCTCGATGGAGGCGGTGGCGCGGGCGGCGCGGATCTCCCGGCCAGGGCTCTACTTCCTCTTCTCCTCGAAGGAGGCGCTGTTCCGTGCCGCCGTCACCCAGGCCCTGGAGCGCGACATCGCAGCGGTCGAACAGGTCCTGGCCGACACCGGACGTCCCCTCCCGGAGCGTCTCCTCGCGGCTTTCGACCAGTGGGCGGGCCGCTACATCGGCCCCTTGGCACGCGAGGTGACGGAGGTCATCGAGGCCAACCCCGATCTGCTCGGCGAGACGGCCGAGACCGCGCCGCGGCGTTTCGAGGAACTGATCACCGATGCGATCGCCGCGGAGACCGGACGGGCAGGGGCGCTCGCCGTCGCGCAGACGATGATCAGCGCGTCGATCGGACTCAAGCACCAGGCGCCGTCGCGGGAGTTCTACCTCGAACGGCTGAAGGTCGCCATCGATCTCCTGTCACGCTGA
- a CDS encoding SDR family NAD(P)-dependent oxidoreductase has protein sequence MAESALISTPFTAASTADDVLRGLDLTGVRAVVTGGSSGIGAETARALTAAGAEVTLAVRNTTAGDTVAEAIARSTGRPRPRVVRLDLADRTSVARFAEAWRGPLHLLINNAGVVTGGLERTHEGWELQFATNHLGHFALATGLRHALARGARDRDGARIVSVSSTAHMRAGVDFDDLHFERRGYDPQIAYAQSKTANSLFAVEATRLWAADGIVANAVNPGGVATGLQRNFTPRQRRSLDAAEAAGVFTYKTVEQGAATSIVAAVFPAFAHSGGHYLDDAREAYTVPNDADLARHPHGVKEWALDPALAERLWAVSTDLLRS, from the coding sequence ATGGCAGAGTCTGCGCTCATCTCCACGCCCTTCACCGCCGCGAGCACCGCGGACGACGTGCTGCGGGGCCTCGATCTGACCGGTGTCCGCGCCGTCGTGACCGGTGGTTCCTCGGGCATCGGGGCCGAGACCGCTCGCGCGCTGACCGCTGCCGGCGCCGAGGTCACCCTCGCCGTCCGGAACACCACCGCGGGCGACACCGTCGCGGAGGCGATCGCACGGTCCACGGGAAGGCCCCGGCCCCGAGTGGTCCGGCTCGACCTCGCCGACAGGACGTCCGTCGCGCGCTTCGCCGAGGCGTGGCGCGGCCCGCTGCACCTGCTGATCAACAACGCGGGCGTGGTCACCGGCGGTCTCGAACGAACCCATGAGGGCTGGGAGTTGCAATTCGCGACCAACCACCTCGGCCATTTCGCCCTCGCCACCGGCCTGCGTCACGCCCTGGCCCGAGGAGCCCGTGACCGCGACGGTGCCCGGATCGTCTCGGTGAGTTCCACCGCGCACATGCGCGCGGGCGTCGACTTCGACGACCTCCACTTCGAACGCCGCGGCTACGACCCGCAGATCGCCTACGCTCAGTCGAAGACGGCGAACTCCCTGTTCGCCGTCGAGGCGACCCGGCTGTGGGCGGCGGACGGGATCGTCGCCAACGCCGTGAACCCGGGCGGCGTCGCCACCGGACTGCAACGGAACTTCACCCCGCGGCAGAGGCGGTCCCTCGACGCCGCCGAGGCCGCGGGCGTCTTCACCTACAAGACGGTCGAGCAGGGGGCCGCCACCAGCATCGTCGCGGCCGTCTTCCCGGCCTTCGCCCACTCCGGCGGCCACTACCTCGATGACGCGCGGGAGGCGTACACCGTGCCGAACGACGCCGATCTCGCGCGCCATCCCCACGGCGTCAAGGAATGGGCGCTCGACCCCGCCCTCGCCGAGCGCCTCTGGGCGGTCTCGACCGACCTCCTGCGCTCCTGA
- a CDS encoding pyridoxal phosphate-dependent decarboxylase family protein, whose amino-acid sequence MPRDSAEPTARVIRPTPTLPAGRPAGELLAELRELRAADAPTRGGRTFAYVYDAGLPDVDELAATAYGVFATVNGLDPTVFPSVARLENDVVGAVSAVLGVPGAQGSFTSGGTESILLAVKTARDHARAVRGVTRPQLVLPSTAHAAFHKAAHYLGLETVVVPVDPLTFRADAAAVADSITDRTALVVASAPSYAHGVLDPVAEIAAAAAERGVLCHVDACIGGWFLPFLARTGRPVEPFGLSVPGVTSISVDLHKYGYADKGASVVLYRDAELRRHQYFAYAGWPGYPVVNPTVQGTKSGGLLAQAWAVLHHLGHDGYTALARRVAVAADRLLPGLRAIDGIRVLGDPAGSLVAFTVLGPAGTPDLGLVLHVADEMRERGWYLQPQLSCDGLPPNLHLTLTPATSDRVAPLLADLAESVTAARACEAVTVDPALTELAATLDPETLTPEDVAGFLAFAGLDGEQGLPSRTAPVLALLDALPPRLKERMLTEFVGSLFRI is encoded by the coding sequence GTGCCCCGTGACTCCGCCGAGCCGACCGCCCGCGTCATACGTCCCACGCCGACGCTGCCCGCGGGCCGCCCCGCCGGCGAACTGCTTGCCGAACTCCGAGAGTTGCGCGCCGCCGACGCACCGACCCGGGGCGGCCGGACGTTCGCCTACGTCTACGACGCCGGCCTGCCCGACGTCGACGAGCTGGCCGCCACCGCGTACGGCGTGTTCGCCACGGTCAACGGCCTCGACCCGACGGTCTTCCCGAGCGTGGCCCGGCTGGAGAACGACGTGGTGGGCGCGGTCTCCGCGGTCCTCGGTGTGCCCGGCGCACAGGGCAGTTTTACCAGCGGCGGCACCGAGTCCATCCTGCTGGCCGTGAAGACGGCGCGGGACCACGCCCGCGCCGTGCGCGGGGTGACCCGGCCGCAACTGGTGCTGCCCTCGACGGCGCACGCGGCCTTCCACAAGGCGGCCCACTACCTGGGGTTGGAGACCGTGGTGGTCCCGGTCGACCCGCTGACGTTCCGGGCCGACGCGGCCGCCGTCGCGGACTCGATCACCGACCGGACCGCGCTGGTGGTCGCATCGGCGCCGTCGTACGCGCACGGCGTGCTGGACCCCGTGGCCGAGATCGCCGCGGCGGCCGCCGAACGGGGTGTGCTGTGCCATGTCGACGCGTGTATCGGTGGCTGGTTCCTGCCGTTCCTCGCCCGGACCGGCCGCCCGGTCGAACCCTTCGGCCTCTCCGTTCCGGGCGTCACCTCCATCTCGGTGGACCTGCACAAGTACGGCTATGCCGACAAGGGCGCCTCGGTCGTCCTGTACCGGGACGCCGAGCTGCGACGCCACCAGTACTTCGCGTACGCGGGCTGGCCCGGCTATCCGGTCGTCAACCCCACCGTGCAGGGCACCAAGTCCGGCGGACTGCTCGCGCAGGCGTGGGCGGTGCTGCACCACCTCGGCCACGACGGGTACACCGCGCTGGCCCGCCGGGTGGCGGTGGCCGCCGACCGGCTGCTCCCCGGCCTGCGGGCGATCGACGGCATCCGGGTGCTCGGCGACCCCGCGGGCAGCCTCGTCGCGTTCACCGTGCTCGGTCCCGCCGGCACGCCGGATCTGGGCCTGGTGCTGCACGTGGCGGACGAGATGCGGGAGCGCGGCTGGTACCTCCAGCCGCAGCTGTCCTGCGACGGCCTCCCACCCAATCTGCATCTGACGCTGACCCCGGCGACCAGCGACCGGGTAGCGCCACTGCTGGCGGACCTCGCCGAGTCGGTGACGGCGGCGCGCGCGTGCGAGGCGGTGACCGTGGACCCCGCACTGACCGAACTGGCCGCCACCCTCGACCCCGAGACCCTCACACCCGAGGACGTGGCGGGCTTCCTGGCCTTCGCCGGCCTGGACGGCGAACAGGGCCTGCCGTCCCGGACGGCACCGGTCCTGGCCCTGCTCGACGCACTGCCGCCCCGACTGAAGGAACGGATGCTGACGGAGTTCGTCGGGTCGCTCTTCCGTATCTGA